A single Lolium perenne isolate Kyuss_39 chromosome 6, Kyuss_2.0, whole genome shotgun sequence DNA region contains:
- the LOC127309593 gene encoding syntaxin-124-like has translation MNDLFSSSSFKKYADLKQQVELDEMESGVGGQGVNLDKFFEDVEVVKEDIRGLESMHRRLQSANEESKTAHDARAVKSLRARMDGEVEQVLRRAKAIKGKLEALDRQNAASRKISGCGAGSSTDRTRSSVVSGLGRKLKDLMDDFQGLRTRMASEYKETVARRYYTVTGEHAEESKIEALISSGESETFLQKAIQRDQGRGEVLSTLSEIQERHDAVKDIERSLLELHQVFLDMAALVEAQGHQLNDIETHVARASSFVHKGTVELQSAKVYQKSNRKWACIAVVAGVVLVLVIVLPIIVNLKLLAGR, from the exons ATGAACGATCTCTTCTCGTCGAGTTCGTTCAAGAAGTATGCCGACCTGAAGCAGCAGGTTGAGCTGGACGAGATGGAGTCCGGCGTCGGCGGCCAGGGCGTCAACCTGGACAAGTTCTTCGAGGACGTGGAGGTCGTGAAGGAGGACATCCGCGGCCTGGAGAGCATGCACCGCCGTCTGCAGTCCGCGAACGAGGAGAGCAAGACCGCCCACGACGCCCGCGCCGTCAAGTCCCTCCGCGCCCGCATGGACGGCGAGGTCGAGCAGGTCCTCCGCCGCGCCAAGGCCATCAAAGGCAAGCTCGAGGCCCTCGACCGCCAGAACGCTGCCAGCCGGAAGATCTCCGGCTGCGGCGCAGGATCCTCCACCGACCGCACCCGCTCCTCCGTCGTCTCCGGCCTCGGCAGGAAGCTCAAGGACCTCATGGACGACTTCCAG GGTCTTCGGACGCGGATGGCGTCGGAGTACAAGGAGACGGTGGCGCGGCGGTACTACACGGTGACGGGCGAGCAcgcggaggagagcaagatcgaGGCGCTCATCTCGTCGGGGGAGAGCGAGACGTTCCTGCAGAAGGCGATCCAGCGTGACCAGGGGCGCGGGGAGGTGCTGAGCACGCTGTCGGAGATCCAGGAGCGGCACGACGCCGTGAAGGACATCGAGCGCAGCCTGCTGGAGCTGCACCAGGTGTTCCTGGACATGGCGGCGCTGGTGGAGGCGCAGGGCCACCAGCTCAACGACATCGAGACGCACGTCGCGCGCGCCAGCTCCTTCGTGCACAAGGGCACCGTGGAGCTCCAGTCCGCCAAAGTGTACCAGAAGAGCAACCGAAAGTGGGCCTgcatcgccgtcgtcgccggcGTCGTGCTCGTCCTCGTCATCGTGCTGCCCATCATCGTCAACCTCAAACTCTTGGCCGGCAGATAG
- the LOC127307703 gene encoding uncharacterized protein isoform X4 encodes MDGCGEDGRRPCAVFMAFGTYGDVFPIAALAAAFANDQQQYTVVFITHSAHQSLLGHLAASNVRCMHVSSPPVLAAEQLENISYNSVGSTAEHESFSRRKETIQMEHREECLASVEEVFGNDPSIHSDFIMINFFALEGWHLAELFQVKCIIAAPYFVPYSAPTSFESQFKQSFPLLYNYFQEAPSNTVCWTDISHWMWALFMETWGLWRNDCLHLSPIPYTDPVTDLPLWHVRAESPLLLYGFSKEIVERPGYWPSSAHVCGFWFLPMAWQFSCDKCSDLLCGNVTSPCEDILCANHAGLEHFLTGNSYSSLPIFIGLSSIGSMGFLRNPKAFLMVIKAVIEATGYRFILFTAGYQPLDSAIRSADSLVAESSELDAHHSPALSGDSTLLFNSRLFCFSGTFSDQYHTAGFSPNVQLLFTMLAADLQLLHYLLESPRYHVLSYWTSFTGQRGCTG; translated from the exons ATGGACGGCTGCGGCGAGGATGGCCGCCGGCCTTGCGCCGTCTTCATGGCCTTCGGCACCTACGGCGACGTCTTCCCCATAGCA GCGCTTGCCGCGGCGTTCGCTAATGACCAACAACAGTATACTGTGGTTTTCATCACTCATTCAGCACACCAG AGTTTGTTAGGACATCTAGCAGCCAGTAACGTTAGGTGCATGCATGTGTCGAGCCCGCCTGTCCTTGCCGCCGAACAACTTGAGAATATCTCAT ATAATTCTGTTGGATCAACCGCTGAGCATGAGTCATTTTCACGGCGGAAAGAGACCATTCAGATGGAGCACAGGGAAGAGTGCTTAGCTTCTGTGGAAGAAGTGTTTGGAAATGATCCAAGCATTCATAGTGACTTTATCATGATCAATTTCTTCGCCCTG GAAGGTTGGCATCTTGCAGAATTGTTTCAAGTTAAGTGCATCATTGCTGCTCCCTATTTTGTTCCTTATAG TGCTCCTACATCATTTGAAAGCCAATTTAAACAAAGTTTTCCTCTTCTGTACAATTACTTTCAAGAAGCTCCCAGCAACACG GTCTGCTGGACTGACATTTCCCATTGGATGTGGGCTCTCTTCATGGAAACTTGGGGACTGTGGAGAAATGATTGTCTACATCTTAGTCCTATCCCTTATACA GATCCAGTAACAGATCTTCCGTTGTGGCATGTGCGTGCAGAGTCGCCATTGTTGCT GTATGGTTTCAGCAAGGAAATTGTGGAGCGcccag GATATTGGCCCTCCAGTGCTCATGTTTGTGGCTTTTGGTTTCTTCCTATGGCTTGGCAGTTTTCTTGTGATAAATGCAGTGATTTATTGTGTGGAAATGTCACTTCTCCGTGTGAGGATATTCTGTGTGCAAATCATGCTGGCCTAGAACACTTCCTCACGGGAAATTCTTATTCGTCTTTACCTATATTCATCGGATTAAGTTCCATTGGTAG CATGGGTTTTCTTAGAAATCCTAAAGCATTTCTAATGGTGATTAAAGCTGTCATAGAGGCAACAGGTTACAGATTTATCCTTTTCACAGCTGGTTACCAGCCATTGGATTCAGCAATCAGATCTGCTGATTCTTTAGTAGCAGAATCAAGTGAGTTAGACGCACATCACTCACCTGCCCTTAGTGGTGACAGCACTCTCCTTTTCAACAGTCGACTGTTCTGCTTCTCTGG GACTTTTTCAGATCAATACCATACAGCTGGCTTTTCCCCAAATGTGCAGCTGCTATTCACCATGCTGGCAG CGGATCTACAGCTGCTGCACTATTTGCTGGAATCCCCCAG